In Thermodesulfobacteriota bacterium, one DNA window encodes the following:
- a CDS encoding DNA gyrase inhibitor YacG, whose product MPMKVRCPRCGKKVEWEANPFRPFCSERCKLIDLGRWFDSGYVISGQSINGDKNDKEEKDP is encoded by the coding sequence ATGCCTATGAAGGTAAGATGCCCTAGATGTGGGAAGAAGGTTGAGTGGGAGGCAAATCCATTCCGTCCCTTCTGCTCTGAGCGGTGTAAGCTGATTGACCTTGGCAGATGGTTTGACAGTGGTTATGTCATCTCAGGGCAGTCTATCAATGGAGATAAAAATGATAAGGAAGAAAAAGATCCTTAG
- a CDS encoding integron integrase encodes MTNILPDFQKYLVEYKLALKVHVPFYALWASKFLSFSNEHQDKNLDLRIKIFLDSLEREKKLQGWQVEQADNAIRLYINHFLSGDTSLLSPNAEFISQNRFPDYQGTRQKLREALRIKHYAYSTERSYMEWFKRFYNYVTGTKGKHWQKDGADETDLRDFLSHLAIRQRVSSSTQNQAFNALLFLFRDVLKINLHDLSKTVRAKRGPKIPVVLTQEEVKGLLSKLGGKDLLIIQLLYGTGMRLMELARLRVQDIDFGLNSIIVRAGKGDKDRMTVMPEAVKESLKEHLCHVMKIHEKDLEKGYGEVHLPEALDRKYPNAAKEWGWQYVFPAASLSVDPRSGKVRRHHISPSSIQKIVAGAVRKAGIVKHASVHTLRHSFATHLLMNGVNIREVQELLGHKNVETTMIYTHVLRNMSKAPMSPLDTLLRHREEQTEHGNGDTI; translated from the coding sequence GTGACCAATATTTTGCCCGATTTCCAAAAATATCTTGTTGAATATAAACTGGCGCTGAAAGTCCATGTTCCTTTTTATGCCCTCTGGGCAAGTAAGTTCCTTTCTTTTTCCAATGAGCATCAGGACAAGAACCTGGATTTAAGAATAAAGATATTTCTTGACTCCCTTGAAAGAGAAAAGAAGTTGCAGGGCTGGCAGGTGGAACAGGCAGATAACGCTATCAGGCTTTATATCAATCATTTTCTTTCCGGTGACACATCGTTATTATCACCAAATGCGGAATTCATTTCTCAGAACAGATTTCCTGATTACCAGGGAACACGGCAGAAACTCCGGGAGGCTTTAAGAATCAAGCATTATGCATACAGTACAGAACGGAGCTATATGGAATGGTTCAAGCGGTTTTACAATTACGTGACAGGTACAAAAGGTAAGCATTGGCAAAAAGACGGAGCTGATGAGACGGATCTGAGGGATTTCCTGAGCCACCTTGCCATAAGGCAAAGAGTATCATCATCCACTCAGAATCAGGCATTCAATGCTCTGCTGTTTCTATTCCGGGACGTGCTGAAGATTAATCTTCATGATCTCAGCAAAACGGTGCGCGCCAAAAGGGGGCCCAAGATACCAGTAGTGCTGACACAGGAAGAAGTCAAAGGACTGCTTAGCAAATTAGGGGGCAAGGATCTGCTCATCATTCAACTGCTGTATGGTACAGGTATGAGGTTAATGGAGCTTGCACGGCTGCGGGTTCAGGATATTGATTTCGGATTAAATTCCATTATTGTCAGGGCAGGCAAGGGGGATAAAGACAGGATGACCGTTATGCCCGAAGCGGTTAAAGAAAGCCTGAAAGAACATCTGTGTCACGTGATGAAGATTCATGAAAAAGACCTTGAGAAGGGTTACGGTGAGGTACATCTGCCGGAAGCTCTCGACCGTAAATATCCGAACGCGGCAAAAGAATGGGGCTGGCAGTATGTCTTTCCCGCCGCTTCGCTTTCCGTTGATCCTCGGTCCGGCAAGGTGCGCCGTCACCATATCAGTCCCAGTTCAATTCAGAAAATAGTGGCAGGGGCGGTAAGGAAGGCTGGGATTGTGAAGCATGCCAGTGTCCATACCCTGCGCCACAGTTTTGCTACCCATCTTTTGATGAACGGTGTTAACATCCGCGAGGTTCAGGAACTTCTCGGTCACAAGAACGTTGAAACGACCATGATTTATACCCATGTCCTCAGGAATATGTCGAAAGCGCCGATGAGTCCGCTGGATACCCTCTTACGCCACAGGGAGGAGCAGACTGAACATGGAAACGGTGATACGATATGA
- a CDS encoding metallophosphoesterase, giving the protein MKVLYTSDLHVDEEHYQKLLELQRKQRVDHLIIGGDLIPNRPGFHDRIYNQRDFIKQFLYPYISKLKNTKPNLGIYLMMGNDDTAANMDLLEGMEKEGIINLLHKRHHILDAEIHLVGYGYVPITPFSLKDWERFDTNDKVVAESPRRSFLSTKHGMNQIDLYEVIGKEKTIEEDMKFLAHISDPKKTIYVMHAPPHNTALDRLFNGTSCGSKSIRNFIAKHQPYLTLHGHIHESPMISGIFMEEIGDTISINPGQRQDRLHAVVFETGDVKGTLDYFH; this is encoded by the coding sequence ATGAAGGTACTTTACACATCCGATCTCCATGTAGATGAGGAACACTACCAAAAACTCCTTGAGCTACAGAGAAAACAGAGGGTAGACCACCTCATTATTGGTGGAGACTTGATCCCAAACAGACCTGGTTTTCATGACCGCATTTATAACCAAAGGGACTTTATAAAGCAGTTCCTTTATCCCTATATTTCAAAACTAAAAAACACTAAACCAAACCTGGGTATTTATCTAATGATGGGGAATGATGATACAGCAGCCAATATGGACCTTCTTGAGGGAATGGAAAAGGAAGGAATAATAAACCTTCTTCACAAAAGACATCATATTTTAGATGCAGAAATTCACCTTGTGGGATATGGATATGTGCCTATCACGCCTTTTTCCCTAAAGGACTGGGAAAGATTTGACACTAATGATAAGGTGGTTGCCGAAAGTCCCCGAAGATCTTTTCTGAGTACTAAACATGGTATGAACCAGATAGACCTCTATGAGGTAATAGGGAAAGAAAAAACCATAGAAGAAGACATGAAATTCTTAGCCCATATAAGCGACCCCAAAAAGACCATATATGTTATGCACGCTCCTCCTCATAATACCGCTTTAGATAGACTTTTCAACGGAACCTCATGTGGAAGCAAATCAATAAGAAATTTCATTGCGAAGCATCAGCCTTATCTCACCCTTCACGGTCACATTCATGAATCACCTATGATTTCAGGGATATTTATGGAAGAGATAGGAGATACTATCTCTATCAACCCGGGACAACGACAAGACAGATTACATGCTGTTGTATTTGAAACAGGAGACGTTAAGGGAACTCTTGATTATTTTCACTAG
- a CDS encoding transglycosylase SLT domain-containing protein, producing the protein MNITLRAFCLSIYFFIFTVSHLNAEDSFKYPINSLKEYRSSKKLTLCNETVPLDNQSVWEMLDREFVVSVGNIPQVVMWLKRSKRYFPYIEARLTKKGLPEDLKYLAVIESSLIKYSYSAKGAAGSWQFVDGTAKRYNLRVNEWFDDRLNFSKSTDAAIDYLSYLYETFDSWALAFAAYNCGENRIKKEIREQGVNNYYKLNLPLETERFVFRILAAKIILSNPENYGFDLDEDEYYNPTEFDEVWVDIPFNVHIRVIAEAANSFFKEIKELNPEIRGYYLPPGKHLIRIPKGNSGLFTENFKRWLEK; encoded by the coding sequence ATGAATATTACTCTAAGAGCATTTTGTTTAAGTATATATTTTTTTATTTTTACCGTCTCTCATTTAAATGCAGAAGACTCATTTAAATACCCCATCAATTCCCTGAAAGAATACAGATCTTCGAAGAAACTCACCCTATGTAACGAGACAGTTCCGCTGGATAATCAGAGTGTGTGGGAAATGTTAGACAGGGAATTTGTTGTATCCGTTGGGAACATACCTCAAGTCGTGATGTGGCTTAAAAGATCCAAGAGGTATTTCCCGTACATCGAAGCCAGACTCACAAAAAAAGGTCTTCCAGAGGATTTAAAATACCTGGCAGTAATTGAAAGTTCTTTAATAAAATACTCTTATTCTGCAAAAGGCGCAGCAGGGTCGTGGCAGTTTGTAGATGGAACAGCAAAAAGGTACAATTTGAGGGTTAATGAGTGGTTTGACGACAGGCTGAATTTTTCTAAATCAACGGATGCAGCAATAGACTATCTAAGCTATCTTTATGAAACCTTTGATAGTTGGGCATTGGCCTTTGCTGCCTATAATTGTGGTGAAAACAGGATTAAAAAGGAGATAAGAGAGCAGGGGGTGAATAACTATTACAAGCTGAATCTGCCTTTAGAGACAGAACGGTTTGTCTTCAGGATACTTGCTGCGAAGATCATCCTTTCCAACCCCGAGAATTATGGATTTGACCTCGATGAAGATGAATATTACAATCCTACTGAATTCGATGAAGTATGGGTTGATATACCTTTTAATGTCCACATAAGGGTAATTGCTGAGGCGGCAAACTCGTTTTTTAAAGAAATAAAAGAATTAAATCCTGAAATACGAGGATATTATCTGCCCCCGGGTAAGCATTTGATAAGAATACCCAAGGGAAATTCTGGACTATTTACAGAGAATTTTAAGAGGTGGTTAGAAAAATAG
- a CDS encoding SurA N-terminal domain-containing protein, producing the protein MLDLMRKHARSWFIQIALFAVILVFVFWGIGSFSKDKSNRIATVNNNPITIQEYRETYENLLKRYQDIYKNDLSEKMIDQLNLKEMALEGLIERALLIQEADRLDLKVTQKELKESIMNHPAFQKDGRFNHYQYVNLLRYHRMTPEEFEASQKRDILIKKVEWVIKDSAKISDREVLDVYTLENEGVNIEFIRLAASSFTDKVKVSDEEAKDYFLKHKEAYQTPAKVNVQYLSFNPKNYEPKVQITEDNINDYYQMNTEKFTLPEKIQARHILIRSFADDDPESVKRAGKKAEKVLSEIQKGADFATLARVYSDDPSAKKGGELGYIDRKSLMGQIREAISSLKKGEVSPIIKSPFGFHILKIEKILNSRTMPLKEARSQIVSILRQERAQELADEKAENVNAMINEGGNLKKLAFNIKMDLHETGFFAIGESIKELGRNKPFSDAAFSLKKGEISQLIKSSGINYILQVVERVEPRIPELHEVKDGVKKDVQNEKGNAMAKAKAEELVEELRMGKKWEHLTSENKLRVEETGFFKRGDSIIPNIGYSEEIKEYAFSLTPNNPYANRVFHTNDTYFIVKLKSKKDADEEKFNSVKDRLKKVLIEQKKEEIFQTWINSLKASAKIVKDLNNIR; encoded by the coding sequence ATGCTTGATCTAATGAGAAAACATGCTAGATCCTGGTTCATACAGATAGCCCTCTTTGCTGTAATACTAGTTTTTGTCTTTTGGGGAATCGGGAGTTTTAGCAAGGACAAAAGCAATAGAATAGCAACTGTCAACAATAACCCCATAACAATCCAAGAATACAGAGAAACCTATGAAAATCTGTTAAAGAGATATCAGGATATCTACAAGAATGATCTCTCTGAAAAAATGATTGATCAGCTAAATCTCAAAGAAATGGCTCTGGAAGGTTTAATAGAAAGGGCCCTTTTGATACAGGAAGCAGATAGGCTGGATTTAAAAGTAACTCAGAAAGAACTCAAAGAATCAATTATGAATCACCCTGCCTTTCAGAAAGACGGGAGGTTTAATCATTACCAGTATGTAAACTTATTGAGATACCACAGGATGACACCCGAGGAATTTGAAGCATCTCAAAAAAGGGACATCTTGATAAAGAAGGTTGAATGGGTCATAAAAGATAGTGCAAAAATATCTGACAGGGAAGTACTGGATGTCTACACCTTAGAGAATGAAGGTGTTAATATCGAATTTATCAGGTTAGCAGCCTCCTCTTTTACAGACAAGGTAAAGGTGTCAGATGAGGAAGCAAAGGATTATTTTTTAAAGCACAAAGAAGCGTACCAAACACCAGCGAAGGTAAACGTTCAGTATTTGAGTTTTAATCCAAAGAACTATGAGCCCAAAGTCCAGATTACAGAAGATAATATAAATGATTACTACCAAATGAACACAGAAAAGTTTACTCTGCCAGAGAAAATACAGGCAAGACATATATTAATCAGAAGTTTTGCTGATGATGATCCTGAATCGGTTAAGAGGGCGGGAAAGAAAGCGGAAAAGGTTCTTTCTGAGATACAAAAGGGGGCAGATTTTGCCACATTAGCCAGGGTATACTCAGATGATCCTTCGGCAAAGAAGGGCGGAGAGTTAGGTTATATAGATAGAAAAAGTTTAATGGGACAGATCAGAGAGGCTATATCTTCCCTTAAGAAAGGAGAAGTTAGCCCAATTATTAAGAGTCCTTTCGGCTTTCACATACTAAAGATTGAAAAGATTCTAAATTCAAGAACCATGCCTTTAAAGGAGGCAAGGTCACAGATTGTTTCCATATTGAGGCAGGAAAGGGCACAGGAATTGGCAGATGAGAAAGCAGAAAACGTTAATGCAATGATTAATGAAGGAGGAAACCTTAAGAAACTTGCCTTCAATATAAAGATGGATTTACATGAGACAGGCTTCTTCGCTATAGGAGAAAGCATAAAGGAACTGGGCAGAAATAAGCCTTTTTCTGATGCCGCTTTTTCTCTTAAAAAGGGTGAGATAAGTCAGTTGATAAAATCCTCGGGTATAAATTACATCCTGCAGGTGGTTGAAAGGGTAGAACCTCGAATACCCGAACTCCACGAAGTCAAAGATGGGGTAAAAAAAGATGTACAAAATGAAAAAGGAAATGCTATGGCCAAAGCAAAGGCAGAAGAATTAGTAGAAGAGTTACGGATGGGTAAAAAATGGGAACACCTAACTTCTGAAAATAAATTAAGGGTTGAAGAAACAGGGTTTTTTAAAAGAGGGGACAGTATCATACCAAACATTGGATACTCTGAAGAGATTAAAGAATATGCATTCTCTTTAACCCCAAATAATCCCTATGCTAACAGGGTGTTCCATACTAACGATACTTACTTTATAGTTAAATTGAAAAGTAAAAAGGATGCAGATGAAGAAAAATTTAATTCGGTGAAGGATAGGCTCAAGAAAGTGCTTATTGAACAGAAAAAAGAAGAGATCTTTCAAACATGGATCAATAGTCTAAAAGCCAGCGCAAAGATTGTGAAAGATTTAAACAACATTAGGTGA
- a CDS encoding MBL fold metallo-hydrolase: MDYVTLISGGFSNCYLISEKDVLILVDVGSSEEVKNIVRCIDGLSPKEKCPIVIFSTHFHIDHVSGISYLLDKLPGAEVAFYKKVKDFFNRKEKICIPPVGAWFGNLPPVYLKLDRHIPSLLEIKLDDKVGIPLPFLREKVSVRYKVHHWLGDGDTIPYTLDWRVISTPGHTTDSACLWHEKKNILISGDTILNMDGKGELNLFCCNYNQIKRSFNDIRAYLKVKSLYPGHGYPIVCGDDLLSRVKVLK; encoded by the coding sequence GTGGATTATGTAACTTTAATAAGCGGTGGATTCTCAAATTGTTATCTTATTTCAGAGAAAGATGTTTTAATCCTTGTTGACGTGGGATCTTCTGAAGAGGTGAAAAATATAGTTAGATGCATTGATGGGCTCTCTCCTAAGGAAAAATGCCCGATCGTTATATTCTCAACCCATTTTCATATAGACCATGTATCAGGGATATCATACCTGTTAGATAAATTACCTGGCGCTGAAGTGGCTTTCTATAAAAAGGTCAAAGATTTTTTCAATAGAAAAGAAAAGATATGCATTCCTCCTGTTGGAGCATGGTTTGGGAATCTTCCTCCTGTATATTTGAAATTGGACCGTCACATCCCATCTCTTCTCGAAATTAAACTGGATGATAAAGTGGGGATACCTTTACCATTCTTGAGAGAAAAGGTATCTGTGAGGTACAAGGTTCATCATTGGCTCGGAGATGGTGACACTATACCCTATACCCTGGATTGGAGGGTTATCTCAACCCCAGGGCATACCACTGACAGTGCCTGTCTGTGGCATGAAAAGAAAAATATTCTTATTTCGGGTGATACTATTCTGAATATGGATGGAAAAGGGGAATTAAACCTTTTTTGCTGTAACTACAACCAGATAAAGAGATCTTTTAATGATATAAGGGCTTATCTCAAAGTGAAAAGTCTTTACCCCGGGCATGGCTACCCTATTGTATGCGGTGATGACCTTTTGTCAAGGGTGAAGGTTCTGAAATAG
- a CDS encoding addiction module antidote protein gives MKKVTEKYETNLREDLLDPVEAAEYLNAALEDGSQEVFLMALKDVANAKGISEIARETKLNRENLYRILSTQGNPKLKSLSSVLHSVGLKLSVEVENQV, from the coding sequence ATGAAAAAAGTAACAGAAAAATACGAAACTAACCTCAGAGAAGATCTTCTCGATCCTGTTGAGGCCGCAGAATATTTAAATGCCGCATTGGAAGATGGTTCCCAGGAAGTGTTTTTAATGGCGTTAAAAGACGTTGCAAACGCAAAGGGCATTTCTGAAATAGCACGAGAAACGAAACTGAACCGTGAAAATCTTTATCGAATTCTTTCAACACAAGGTAATCCAAAATTAAAAAGTTTGAGTTCTGTTCTTCATAGCGTTGGGTTGAAACTGTCCGTTGAAGTAGAAAATCAAGTTTAA
- a CDS encoding type II toxin-antitoxin system RelE/ParE family toxin produces the protein MGDSKIELLEYLTEDGENPFHNWLNSLKDRFARARIRVRLNRVRLGNFGDCKPVGKGVNELRVDYGPGYRVYYGKSETTIVILLCGGSKKSQSKDIQLAQAYWADFQRRAK, from the coding sequence ATGGGTGATTCCAAAATAGAACTTCTCGAATATTTAACCGAAGACGGAGAAAACCCCTTCCATAACTGGCTTAATTCACTGAAAGATCGATTCGCACGTGCGCGGATTCGAGTTCGATTGAATCGTGTAAGACTTGGAAACTTTGGTGATTGCAAACCTGTTGGAAAAGGAGTGAATGAGTTGCGAGTGGATTATGGTCCAGGATATCGGGTTTATTATGGAAAATCGGAGACGACCATCGTGATTTTACTATGCGGAGGTTCTAAAAAATCTCAGTCAAAAGATATTCAGTTGGCTCAAGCATATTGGGCCGATTTCCAAAGGAGAGCAAAATGA
- a CDS encoding cold shock domain-containing protein, translating into MVEGTVKWFSDKKGYGFISQDEGGDIFVHYSSINTTGFKSLAEGDRVSFEVEESNRGPVAKNVNKV; encoded by the coding sequence TTGGTAGAGGGAACTGTAAAGTGGTTTAGTGACAAAAAGGGATACGGTTTTATCAGTCAGGACGAAGGTGGAGATATTTTTGTCCACTATTCATCCATCAACACGACCGGATTCAAGAGCCTTGCTGAAGGTGACCGGGTAAGTTTTGAAGTTGAAGAGAGCAACCGGGGACCTGTGGCTAAAAACGTAAACAAGGTCTAG
- a CDS encoding DedA family protein: protein MVSNPGVLDILFLFLATHSELFIYLALFSVLILAGLGVPIPEDVALIGGGFLAYGGFSNLTITFIVCFFGVILGDIAVFSMGRRWGDSVIKHRHFVRVISERKLTHARNFFKAHGSKTIFMARFILGFRVVAFVTAGILKMKASHFITINTLAALISVPVLVFIGYLFGANIDVVIKVVKRADVLIIISLSLVIGLTVVYHIWKKRKKSSL from the coding sequence ATGGTCAGTAATCCAGGAGTATTAGATATTTTATTCCTTTTTCTGGCAACTCATTCTGAACTTTTCATATATCTTGCTTTATTTTCTGTTCTGATTTTAGCTGGTTTGGGGGTACCTATACCAGAAGATGTAGCTCTCATTGGAGGTGGATTCCTGGCATATGGTGGCTTCAGCAACTTAACTATTACCTTTATAGTCTGTTTTTTCGGTGTTATACTGGGAGATATTGCAGTATTCTCTATGGGAAGAAGATGGGGTGATAGCGTAATAAAACATCGCCATTTTGTGAGGGTAATCTCTGAGAGAAAGCTAACTCACGCAAGAAACTTTTTTAAGGCACATGGTAGCAAGACAATTTTCATGGCACGATTTATCCTGGGGTTCCGTGTCGTTGCCTTTGTTACCGCAGGGATTCTAAAGATGAAGGCGTCTCATTTTATTACTATAAACACCCTGGCTGCTTTGATAAGTGTTCCAGTACTGGTATTCATAGGGTATTTATTTGGTGCAAATATCGACGTAGTAATCAAAGTAGTTAAGAGAGCGGATGTGCTAATCATTATCTCTCTCTCTTTAGTGATAGGTTTAACTGTAGTATATCACATTTGGAAGAAGAGAAAGAAAAGCAGTCTATAA
- a CDS encoding VWA domain-containing protein, with amino-acid sequence MPFLTFIVKEEPFRLKITSVFNPSCVIKITIIFVSFVDIIYTSTPIVRKEPDLLRSEIRDRLEATPLKETKKWLFDGFHLEDKKKEEIITSLYSGHHLLILGPPGSGKTVLAEKISNILGDIEVIKDCPVNCYPQRPLCPWCMNRKMELEIELQVIPASQRVKRVQGSPELLPEDLIGGLDPEAAIIYGLHDIRAFTPGKLLRSNGGFLLLDFVDRIPERVLNVVLNALEDSITIGGYEERIPLDTLIIATGGEGALRSLPIDMIDHFDIVELYYLQNRGIEGQILFDGKDLDDSLKDNIMRIVHKTRDHPDIKRGVSTRGEVKFAELIPIYKRISSKKENEILKAASRVSLPHRITIAPHAEAVREPDEIIGEIVDEVLYGSDKKKYGIVLTEEEVRDLIEEIMRVERFKQPLKLGYFDLLLKRIHRFPESKLAEIHKKAVERLDEDIQSGNRKDITEDLLWEIENVRKNKDKMFEEYKKKLEELALKETLDMLEDKNVLEKSGKGWDMTRKAVTMLLEKLVPKYWDYYNSSGDGRHKTGKRLNFGDGRIVGFRRYRFGDRYRDVSIKDTIREAIKNRRDHIAREDIMVKKRDIRKKLEITITIDLSGTMSQLDKLWYAKESAVALALACTHYKDRIGVVTFSNMADIVVEITGNPYLVAKKVLDLELHENAFTNIGYGISKSRSLLTQHKRGEVKQHIVLVSDGDANAPKPFPERYCLEEASKTIRKGITISSICINEKSANPWLMREISRIGKGRIYVIGGAKELTPALLEERSYL; translated from the coding sequence ATGCCCTTTCTTACCTTTATTGTCAAAGAAGAACCTTTTCGCTTAAAGATCACCTCTGTATTTAACCCCTCCTGTGTTATCAAGATCACGATAATTTTCGTAAGTTTTGTTGATATTATTTATACCAGTACGCCGATAGTAAGGAAGGAGCCTGATTTGTTACGAAGTGAGATTAGAGACCGTCTTGAAGCTACTCCTTTAAAAGAAACTAAAAAGTGGCTATTTGATGGTTTTCATCTGGAGGACAAAAAGAAAGAAGAAATAATAACAAGCCTTTATTCAGGCCACCACTTGCTTATTCTTGGGCCCCCGGGAAGTGGAAAGACGGTGCTGGCAGAGAAGATTAGCAATATTCTTGGTGATATAGAGGTTATAAAAGACTGCCCCGTAAATTGTTACCCCCAAAGGCCCCTTTGTCCCTGGTGCATGAATAGGAAAATGGAATTGGAGATAGAGCTTCAAGTTATACCTGCTTCTCAAAGAGTAAAGAGGGTTCAGGGAAGTCCTGAGTTGCTTCCAGAAGACTTGATAGGTGGGCTGGATCCCGAGGCTGCTATTATTTACGGACTCCATGACATAAGAGCATTTACGCCGGGTAAACTCCTGAGGTCCAATGGAGGATTTTTGCTTTTAGACTTTGTAGACAGAATACCGGAAAGGGTATTGAATGTTGTTCTCAACGCTCTGGAAGATTCCATAACTATTGGTGGCTACGAAGAAAGAATTCCTCTGGATACCTTAATCATTGCTACAGGTGGAGAAGGGGCATTGAGGTCTCTGCCTATAGATATGATTGATCACTTTGATATTGTAGAACTATATTATCTTCAAAACCGTGGAATAGAGGGACAGATTCTCTTCGATGGAAAAGATCTGGATGATAGCCTAAAGGATAATATAATGAGAATTGTCCACAAAACAAGAGATCATCCTGATATAAAAAGAGGCGTTAGTACAAGAGGGGAAGTCAAATTTGCTGAGTTGATCCCGATATACAAGCGTATAAGCTCAAAAAAGGAGAATGAAATCCTTAAAGCAGCTTCAAGAGTCTCCTTGCCTCACAGGATAACCATAGCCCCTCATGCAGAAGCCGTAAGGGAGCCTGATGAGATTATTGGGGAGATAGTAGATGAAGTCCTATATGGCAGTGATAAAAAGAAATATGGTATTGTTCTGACCGAGGAAGAGGTTAGAGATCTTATCGAAGAGATAATGCGGGTTGAGAGATTCAAACAACCTCTAAAACTGGGGTATTTTGACTTATTACTAAAGAGGATCCATAGGTTTCCAGAATCTAAACTTGCTGAAATACACAAAAAGGCGGTAGAGCGGCTCGATGAGGATATTCAATCGGGGAATAGAAAGGATATAACGGAAGACCTCCTCTGGGAGATAGAAAATGTACGGAAAAATAAGGACAAAATGTTTGAAGAGTACAAAAAAAAGTTGGAAGAACTTGCCCTTAAGGAGACTCTGGATATGCTTGAGGACAAAAACGTCCTTGAAAAGAGTGGTAAGGGATGGGACATGACCAGGAAAGCAGTCACGATGCTCCTTGAAAAGTTGGTCCCGAAATACTGGGATTACTACAATTCATCAGGAGATGGGCGGCACAAAACTGGGAAGAGGTTGAACTTTGGTGACGGAAGGATAGTAGGTTTCAGGAGATACAGATTTGGTGACAGATACAGGGATGTGTCTATAAAGGATACTATCAGAGAAGCCATTAAAAATCGGCGTGATCATATAGCCAGAGAAGATATAATGGTAAAGAAAAGGGATATTAGAAAGAAGTTGGAGATTACAATAACCATAGACCTTTCAGGGACAATGTCTCAACTGGATAAACTGTGGTATGCAAAAGAGAGCGCTGTTGCACTTGCCTTAGCCTGCACCCATTATAAAGACAGGATTGGTGTGGTAACTTTCTCAAATATGGCTGATATAGTGGTAGAAATTACTGGTAATCCGTATTTGGTTGCAAAGAAGGTTTTAGACCTGGAACTTCATGAAAATGCCTTCACTAACATCGGGTATGGCATTTCAAAGTCCCGTTCCCTTTTAACTCAACACAAAAGGGGAGAAGTGAAACAGCATATAGTTCTTGTTTCTGATGGAGATGCGAATGCCCCCAAACCTTTTCCTGAAAGATACTGTCTGGAAGAGGCTTCGAAGACTATTAGAAAAGGTATAACTATATCATCTATCTGTATTAATGAGAAATCGGCAAATCCATGGCTTATGAGAGAAATTTCCAGGATTGGGAAAGGAAGAATTTACGTTATCGGCGGGGCAAAGGAACTTACCCCGGCATTGCTTGAAGAAAGGAGCTATCTTTAA